One window of Flavobacteriales bacterium genomic DNA carries:
- a CDS encoding tetratricopeptide repeat protein, with protein MARAVILAVFLLFHFWCPAASNNPALDSLWHAYRDPKANVRARLMTLNELVRAMRNVDQDSSRALAEKLLREARQQGDTLMAALAYKDLGIAKLMVRSTIPALDYLDTALQWYGMRPDSSFRVGAGAVLSTMAMAHMNAGRLDTALVLYRQSIALHNSANDPHGVVYCYNGMGRVWEIKGQRDSALVWYRRTTELAHLLGMDDLEAGGYGNMGNVYQSMGRIGEGIDMTYRSLAISERIGSVQDVAACLTTVASLKASLGDQESALALLRQALAKYRQVDYRQGEMTASSSIGEMLLVMGRPDSALVMLNKALDLERAVDAKDLMGHTLRRLGTAFRTTGRPVDAARTLNEAVRLAKQLGDASGEALALAELGRVELDQGHARAALERCTEGLALAPAGIATDERRENCECLYLANKELGNGMLALKYYETFIGARDSIDNERSHDQLTRRDLLYDFSKQQLADSMHHSAERAQLEGARTIESLRADQNRNRALATGAGAVLLLGGIGAWTMSDRRRRRERFEKEAATLETQALRSQMNPHFIFNALNSINAFVQRNDQDSATRYLSKFARVMRSVLENSRHAEVPLADDLEALRGYLELERMRMENKFDFTITVDPGIDPEEVLVPPLVVQPFVENAIWHGMAGKEGKGHITLNVAKRKNQMIWTIEDDGAGRNAKKTAPAPGRPVKKTSLGTAITRARLDLVQKQHGGKAGFQYTDLPQGTRVEVEMPLLEG; from the coding sequence ATGGCACGCGCTGTAATTCTTGCCGTCTTCCTCCTGTTCCACTTCTGGTGCCCAGCAGCCAGCAACAACCCCGCCTTGGACTCGCTGTGGCACGCCTACCGCGACCCGAAAGCCAACGTGCGTGCACGGTTGATGACGCTCAACGAATTGGTCAGGGCCATGCGGAACGTGGACCAGGACAGTTCCAGGGCCCTTGCGGAAAAGCTTCTCCGGGAAGCCCGGCAACAGGGCGATACCCTGATGGCCGCACTGGCTTACAAGGACCTCGGGATCGCTAAGCTGATGGTCCGCTCCACCATTCCCGCACTGGACTACTTGGACACGGCCCTCCAGTGGTACGGTATGAGGCCGGACTCCAGCTTCCGTGTCGGGGCCGGGGCCGTGCTGAGCACCATGGCCATGGCACATATGAACGCGGGCCGCTTGGACACCGCTTTGGTATTGTACCGCCAGAGCATCGCCCTGCACAACTCCGCCAACGACCCCCACGGAGTGGTCTACTGCTACAACGGCATGGGCCGCGTTTGGGAGATCAAAGGTCAAAGGGATAGCGCGTTGGTCTGGTACAGGCGCACGACGGAACTGGCCCATCTCTTGGGCATGGACGACCTGGAGGCCGGCGGTTACGGCAACATGGGCAACGTGTACCAATCCATGGGGCGCATCGGCGAGGGGATCGACATGACCTACCGGAGCTTAGCCATCAGCGAGCGCATCGGAAGTGTACAGGACGTCGCCGCCTGCCTTACCACGGTCGCCAGCCTGAAAGCCTCGCTCGGCGATCAGGAGAGTGCCCTCGCCCTGCTGCGGCAGGCCTTGGCCAAATACAGGCAGGTGGACTACCGCCAAGGCGAGATGACCGCCAGTAGCAGCATCGGCGAAATGCTACTGGTAATGGGCCGGCCGGACAGCGCACTGGTCATGCTGAACAAAGCCCTGGACCTCGAACGGGCCGTGGATGCCAAAGACCTGATGGGGCACACCCTGCGACGGCTCGGAACCGCCTTCCGCACGACGGGCCGCCCCGTCGATGCCGCACGCACGCTGAACGAGGCCGTCCGGTTGGCGAAGCAGCTCGGCGACGCGTCCGGTGAGGCCCTGGCCCTCGCCGAGCTGGGGCGGGTGGAGCTGGACCAAGGACATGCCCGCGCCGCGCTGGAGCGGTGTACCGAAGGGCTCGCCTTGGCCCCCGCCGGGATCGCCACCGATGAACGCCGCGAGAACTGCGAATGCCTCTACTTGGCCAACAAGGAACTCGGCAACGGCATGCTCGCGTTGAAGTACTACGAGACCTTCATCGGCGCACGTGACAGCATAGACAATGAACGGTCCCACGACCAGCTGACCCGGCGCGACCTGCTCTACGATTTCTCCAAGCAGCAACTCGCCGACAGCATGCATCATTCCGCTGAACGCGCCCAGCTCGAAGGGGCGCGCACCATCGAATCCCTACGCGCCGACCAGAACCGCAACCGCGCGCTCGCCACCGGCGCCGGGGCCGTCCTCCTCCTCGGCGGCATCGGGGCGTGGACCATGAGCGACCGCAGGCGCAGGCGTGAACGCTTCGAGAAAGAGGCCGCCACGCTGGAGACCCAGGCGCTCCGCAGCCAGATGAACCCGCACTTCATCTTCAACGCCCTCAACAGCATCAATGCATTCGTGCAACGCAATGATCAGGACAGCGCGACCCGCTACCTCAGCAAATTCGCGCGGGTGATGCGCTCGGTGCTGGAGAACAGCCGCCATGCGGAAGTCCCCCTCGCGGATGACCTGGAAGCCTTGCGCGGATACCTCGAGCTCGAACGCATGCGCATGGAGAACAAGTTCGACTTCACCATTACCGTGGATCCCGGAATAGATCCGGAAGAGGTGTTGGTGCCTCCCTTGGTGGTGCAGCCCTTCGTGGAGAACGCCATCTGGCACGGCATGGCCGGCAAGGAAGGCAAAGGCCACATTACCCTGAACGTGGCCAAACGCAAGAACCAAATGATATGGACCATTGAGGATGACGGGGCAGGCAGGAACGCGAAAAAAACTGCTCCCGCTCCGGGACGACCCGTGAAGAAAACCTCGTTGGGCACCGCGATCACACGCGCCCGCTTGGACCTGGTGCAGAAGCAGCACGGCGGCAAGGCAGGCTTCCAATACACGGATCTGCCACAGGGCACGCGCGTGGAAGTGGAGATGCCGCTGCTGGAAGGGTGA
- a CDS encoding SCO family protein, whose protein sequence is MVIGYFIIKPSGELPVYHPSQLDPRLVGDAAKGEKGEHHIKEFHLIDQDGDSVSLADVKGKVVLADFFFTTCGSICPKMSTQLVRVQEAFKDDDRVMLLSHSVTPGTDSVPVLKAYAQEYGVQHERWRLLTGDKQQIYDLARTSYFAAVDQGDGGPDDFVHTENFVLVDPQGRIRGFYDGTKPAEADKAMRDMLRLLDEM, encoded by the coding sequence GTGGTGATCGGCTACTTCATCATCAAGCCCTCCGGGGAACTGCCCGTCTATCACCCTTCCCAACTGGACCCGCGCTTGGTGGGCGACGCCGCGAAGGGCGAAAAGGGCGAGCACCACATCAAGGAGTTCCACCTGATCGACCAGGACGGCGACAGCGTTTCGCTCGCTGACGTGAAAGGCAAAGTGGTGCTGGCGGATTTCTTCTTCACCACCTGCGGAAGCATCTGCCCCAAGATGAGCACCCAGCTGGTGCGGGTGCAGGAAGCCTTCAAAGACGATGACCGCGTGATGCTCCTCTCCCATTCCGTGACCCCCGGGACCGACTCCGTGCCCGTGCTGAAGGCCTACGCCCAGGAATACGGCGTGCAGCACGAGCGCTGGCGTCTCCTTACCGGCGACAAGCAACAGATCTACGACCTCGCCCGCACCAGCTATTTCGCCGCCGTGGACCAGGGCGACGGAGGCCCGGACGACTTCGTCCATACCGAAAACTTCGTGCTGGTGGACCCGCAGGGCAGGATCCGCGGCTTCTACGACGGCACCAAGCCCGCCGAGGCCGACAAGGCCATGAGGGACATGCTCAGGTTGCTTGACGAGATGTAG
- a CDS encoding DUF2490 domain-containing protein, with product MSFLRHIAFVGLSWACIQGATAQENTSVPVTDGQVWMSLGVGYKPFAKKKGNVVEGGFRRNFKLNGEVEWRTREWASETKQVNFTFAPEYKVTDFLKVAVQYRYALKDRYTDNVHRIGLQASLSWGTGRLKLDSRTRYEHEFKPVNKIRDTFRERLGVEYNIPHWKLDPHVSAEMFYALHYTENRLGGMRYELGTDLALDKKKKRTLGLAVRYDQEVNTVAPGNAWILIFAFEGSFKKK from the coding sequence TTGAGCTTCCTGCGGCATATCGCGTTCGTCGGCCTGTCATGGGCCTGCATCCAAGGTGCCACAGCCCAGGAAAACACGTCCGTACCGGTCACGGACGGACAGGTCTGGATGAGCCTCGGTGTGGGTTACAAACCGTTCGCCAAGAAAAAGGGCAATGTGGTGGAGGGCGGGTTCCGCCGCAACTTCAAACTGAACGGTGAGGTGGAATGGCGGACCCGGGAATGGGCCAGCGAGACCAAGCAGGTCAACTTCACCTTTGCCCCGGAATACAAGGTGACGGACTTCCTGAAGGTGGCCGTGCAGTATCGCTATGCCCTCAAGGACCGCTACACCGATAACGTGCATCGGATCGGCCTTCAAGCTTCCCTCTCATGGGGTACCGGCCGCCTTAAGCTGGACAGCCGCACGCGGTATGAACATGAATTCAAGCCGGTAAACAAGATCCGGGACACCTTCCGCGAGCGCTTGGGGGTGGAGTACAACATCCCGCACTGGAAGCTGGACCCGCATGTGAGCGCCGAAATGTTCTACGCCCTGCACTACACGGAAAACCGCTTGGGGGGCATGCGCTACGAGTTGGGAACGGACCTGGCGCTCGATAAAAAGAAGAAGCGGACATTGGGCCTTGCCGTCCGTTATGACCAAGAGGTGAACACCGTGGCACCGGGAAACGCCTGGATCCTCATATTCGCCTTCGAAGGCTCATTCAAGAAAAAGTGA